The following proteins come from a genomic window of Chanos chanos chromosome 15, fChaCha1.1, whole genome shotgun sequence:
- the c15h11orf54 gene encoding ester hydrolase C11orf54 homolog, with protein MADYSKTEKVPLHVPDLEELCQVLEKGLKQNFADASVRVTDCPDLTQHPFQFPVKGLCGKPRITDVGGVPYLIPMVQAHKIYNMNTVSKELELPGAFILGAGAISSRTAGMNAELMPLVLTEAEGRPAVNGSYFSSINPKDGKCLQEKYSDRFHDCDFGLLGNLYACEGKPGKVIEVKASRRTGQDSLVSSMRRTMERHYGEKSVALGGTFVIQKGKAKIHIMPREFSTCPLNTEEDVNNWLKHFEVSAPLICQTVMVSKDPGLDLRVEHTHGFSHHGEGGHYYIDTTPDTVEYLGYFLPAEYIYRIDRPKETHQIGRD; from the exons ATGGCAGATTACAGTAAAACCGAAAAAGTCCCTTTACACGTTCCAGATCTGGAGGAATTATGTCAAG tgctagAGAAAGGTCTGAAACAGAATTTTGCTGACGCGTCTGTCCGTGTTACTGACTGTCCAGACCTCACACAACATCCTTTCCAGTTTCCCGTCAAGG GACTGTGTGGCAAACCGCGTATAACTGATGTAGGGGGTGTGCCCTATTTGATCCCAATGGTTCAAGCACACAAG ATATACAATATGAACACTGTTTCCAAAGAATTGGAGCTTCCTGGAGCTTTCATTCTTGGTGCTGGAGCTATCTCATCCAGAACAGCTGGAATGAATGCAGAG CTGATGCCTCTGGTGCTGACTGAAGCTGAGGGCAGACCAGCAGTGAATGGCAGCTACTTTTCTTCCATCAACCCAAAGGACGGCAAATGTCTACAGGAGAAATACAGCGATAGGTTCCACGACTGTGACTTTGGTCTGTTGGGAAACCTTTATGCATGTGAGGGGAAACCTGGAAAG GTCATTGAGGTCAAGGCCAGCAGGAGGACAGGGCAGGACAGTCTGGTAAGCTCCATGAGAAGGACCATGGAAAGACACTACGGTGAGAAAAGTGTGGCACTGGGTGGAACGTTTGTGATCCAGAAAGGGAAGGCCAAGATCCACATTAtg ccacGTGAGTTCTCAACCTGTCCTCTCAACACCGAGGAGGATGTTAACAACTGGCTCAAGCACTTTGAAGTCAGCGCTCCCCTGATTTGTCAGACCGTCATGGTGTCCAAAGATCCC gGTTTAGACCTGAGAGTGGAGCATACCCACGGCTTTAGTCACCATGGTGAGGGTGGACATTACTACATAGACACGACCCCTGACACAGTGGAGTACCTGGGATACTTCCTGCCGGCCGAATACATCTACCGCATCGACAGACCCAAGGAAACCCACCAGATTGGCCGAGACTGA